In Trichocoleus desertorum NBK24, the following are encoded in one genomic region:
- a CDS encoding site-2 protease family protein produces MQAGWRIGSVFGIPLFIDPNWLYVLAFFSILNSEGYLKQQPWSPVFAWVAGLTLALLLFASVLLHELGHSLIAQSQGIKVNSITLFLFGGVASIDQESKTPGKAFQVAIAGPGVSLGLYLLLRAIASALPEKTVLAVVITDLSLINLVLALFNLIPGLPLDGGQIFKAAVWKATGNRFQGVRWAVRSGQILGWFAITLGLVFVLLNPGYFVSGLWMAFLGWFILRNASAYDRMTDLQEALMQTKAADAMTRDFRVVDANLSLRQFADDYLLEVARPPAYFAASEGRYRGMVAADDLRQVERSQWETQALQAVLHPLAAIPAVQEPTPLIQVINQMETQQLNRITVLSPAGAVAGVIDRGDIVRAVGDKLNIQVSEAAIKRIKEEGSYPPGLPLPAIARTTAESLVSEAN; encoded by the coding sequence ATGCAGGCAGGCTGGCGAATCGGATCTGTATTTGGTATTCCCCTTTTTATCGACCCTAACTGGTTGTATGTTCTCGCTTTCTTTTCCATTCTCAATAGCGAGGGCTACCTCAAACAACAGCCTTGGAGTCCGGTTTTTGCGTGGGTCGCAGGTTTGACCCTGGCTCTATTATTGTTTGCCTCGGTGCTACTGCACGAATTGGGGCATAGCTTAATCGCGCAGTCTCAGGGCATCAAGGTCAATTCTATTACGCTGTTTTTGTTTGGTGGGGTTGCCTCGATTGACCAAGAATCGAAAACTCCAGGTAAGGCTTTTCAGGTGGCGATCGCAGGGCCTGGGGTCAGTCTTGGCTTATACCTGTTATTGAGAGCGATCGCCTCTGCGTTACCGGAGAAGACTGTACTCGCAGTCGTCATCACAGACCTATCTTTAATTAACTTGGTTTTAGCGCTATTTAATTTAATTCCTGGCTTGCCTTTAGATGGCGGGCAGATCTTTAAGGCGGCAGTGTGGAAAGCGACGGGCAACCGTTTTCAAGGAGTGCGTTGGGCGGTGCGATCGGGCCAAATTTTAGGTTGGTTCGCGATTACTTTAGGACTTGTGTTCGTCCTGCTCAACCCTGGTTATTTTGTCAGTGGGCTGTGGATGGCGTTTTTGGGTTGGTTTATCTTACGCAACGCTAGCGCTTACGATCGCATGACCGACTTACAAGAAGCCCTGATGCAGACAAAAGCGGCAGATGCGATGACGCGAGACTTCCGAGTAGTGGATGCCAATCTCAGCTTGCGTCAGTTTGCCGATGACTATCTCCTAGAAGTGGCTCGGCCCCCTGCCTATTTTGCTGCGTCTGAGGGCCGTTACCGAGGGATGGTAGCGGCTGATGACTTACGTCAAGTCGAGCGTAGCCAATGGGAAACTCAAGCCTTACAAGCGGTGCTGCATCCATTGGCCGCAATTCCAGCGGTGCAGGAACCTACTCCATTGATTCAAGTGATTAATCAAATGGAAACTCAACAGCTCAACCGCATCACGGTCTTGTCTCCGGCAGGAGCTGTGGCAGGTGTAATCGATCGCGGTGATATTGTCCGAGCCGTGGGCGATAAGCTAAATATTCAAGTGTCTGAAGCGGCAATTAAACGGATTAAAGAAGAAGGCAGCTATCCTCCTGGTTTACCATTGCCCGCGATCGCCAGAACTACCGCAGAATCATTAGTATCAGAAGCTAATTAG